The following proteins are encoded in a genomic region of Pyrus communis chromosome 11, drPyrComm1.1, whole genome shotgun sequence:
- the LOC137709508 gene encoding glutathione S-transferase F12-like → MVVKVYGPVMAACPQRVMVCLLEKGVNFEIVDVDLEAGEHKRPEFLTRQPFGQVPVVEDGDLRLFESRAIIRYYAAKYAGRGPNLLGTTLEEKAVVDQWLEVEGHNFNDLVYTLVLQLLVLPRMGQRGDVALINACEEKLAKVFDVYEERLSKSKYLAGETFTLADLSHLPGIRYLIDEAKLGHLVTERKKVNAWWEDISNRPSWKKLMQLASDY, encoded by the exons ATGGTTGTCAAAGTATATGGTCCAGTAATGGCAGCCTGCCCCCAGAGGGTGATGGTTTGCCTTTTGGAGAAAGGAGTGAACTTTGAAATTGTAGATGTTGATCTTGAGGCAGGAGAGCACAAGCGACCCGAGTTTCTCACCCGTCAG CCGTTTGGGCAAGTTCCAGTTGTAGAAGATGGTGACTTAAGGCTCTTTG AATCTAGGGCCATCATAAGGTACTACGCAGCCAAGTATGCAGGCCGTGGTCCCAACCTATTGGGAACAACTCTGGAGGAGAAGGCAGTTGTCGACCAGTGGCTGGAAGTGGAAGGCCACAACTTCAACGACCTGGTTTACACTCTGGTGCTCCAGCTTCTTGTCCTGCCACGGATGGGTCAACGTGGCGACGTTGCATTAATCAATGCATGTGAGGAGAAGCTGGCGAAGGTGTTTGATGTTTATGAGGAAAGATTGTCAAAAAGCAAATATCTTGCTGGAGAAACTTTCACTCTGGCTGATCTGAGCCATCTTCCTGGGATTAGGTATCTGATTGATGAAGCTAAACTGGGGCATTTGGTGACTGAGAGGAAGAAAGTGAATGCATGGTGGGAGGACATATCCAACAGGCCTTCTTGGAAGAAACTAATGCAGCTTGCTAGTGACTACTAG